The proteins below are encoded in one region of Anaerosporomusa subterranea:
- a CDS encoding TIGR03915 family putative DNA repair protein: protein MLSNSNLMYRYDGSFDGLLCCVFESYDKKEIPTDILLPDTPQTLLFPAKEITTDFQKSNRVLASIPKKMGIAALDFVRHAFLTCLTQKELHILLFLRMGYRCGPSVMSMLTDDVVNTLNKAVKHLHNESHLLKGFLRFSVCNNVLVAEMEPKNYVLPLLTQHFCERYPEERFLIYDRTHAMALAYQPYQSAVIPIDALELPEPDEQEQSFRDLWRLFYDTIEIQGRHNPTCRMSHMPKRYWKYMTEFGSAQTKSLLRLEGSGDSFAGR, encoded by the coding sequence ATGCTTAGCAATTCCAATCTGATGTATCGTTATGATGGAAGCTTTGACGGACTGCTGTGCTGCGTGTTTGAAAGTTATGATAAAAAAGAGATTCCAACCGATATTCTTCTGCCAGACACACCCCAGACCCTACTTTTCCCTGCAAAAGAGATTACGACTGATTTTCAAAAATCAAACCGGGTGCTTGCTTCTATTCCAAAGAAAATGGGCATTGCTGCATTAGACTTCGTACGGCATGCCTTTTTAACCTGTCTTACTCAAAAGGAACTTCACATCTTGTTATTCCTGCGCATGGGCTACCGCTGCGGTCCGTCGGTGATGAGCATGCTGACTGACGATGTGGTCAATACGCTCAATAAAGCTGTCAAGCACTTGCACAATGAAAGTCACCTGCTGAAAGGCTTTCTGCGTTTTTCTGTCTGCAACAACGTCCTCGTGGCTGAAATGGAGCCGAAGAATTACGTACTCCCCCTGCTCACGCAGCATTTCTGCGAACGCTATCCGGAAGAACGTTTTTTAATCTATGATAGAACTCATGCCATGGCACTAGCATACCAACCCTATCAGTCTGCCGTTATCCCCATTGATGCTCTCGAGCTGCCCGAACCAGATGAGCAGGAACAATCTTTTCGCGACCTGTGGCGACTTTTCTATGATACGATCGAGATTCAGGGACGTCACAATCCTACCTGTCGCATGAGTCATATGCCAAAGCGTTACTGGAAATACATGACCGAGTTCGGTTCTGCACAAACAAAGTCTCTGCTAAGATTAGAAGGCTCTGGCGATTCTTTTGCAGGACGATAA
- a CDS encoding putative DNA modification/repair radical SAM protein: MDVFDKLKILTDAAKYDVACTSSGVNKKATAGGIGSAAASGICHSFAGDGRCISLLKVLMSNACTYDCKYCVNRKSNDTPRASFTPRELAELTINFYRRNYIEGLFLSSGVLKNPDYTSEQMIEALRILRQEYRFSGYIHAKAIPGTDSALIAQLGMLADRMSVNIELPSQRSLQLLAPDKSKHSILAPMGYIKNRIQESSTDIIKYRHAPKFVPAGQSTQMIVGATPDTDWQILNLTEGLYKKYKLKRVFFSAYMPVTENALLPTLDTKPPLLREHRLYQADWLLRFYGFAANELLDKNNQTFNPYIDPKCNWALNHREFFPVNINRAPYGDLLRVPGIGVNSAMRIVTARRTATLSLNDLKKLGVVLKRAQYFITCGGKAAADLKISQDAVLRSLLSEKTLAMVHQSFPLQSTSEQLSLFEQPLMIQSSISSQEDTRKCLAIPI; encoded by the coding sequence GTGGATGTTTTTGACAAGTTGAAAATCTTGACCGACGCAGCTAAATATGATGTTGCTTGCACTTCCAGCGGAGTGAATAAAAAGGCGACAGCCGGAGGAATTGGCAGCGCGGCAGCCAGTGGTATTTGTCACAGCTTTGCCGGGGACGGGCGCTGCATTTCATTATTAAAGGTGCTGATGAGCAATGCTTGCACCTATGATTGTAAATACTGCGTTAACCGTAAATCAAATGACACGCCGCGGGCTTCCTTCACGCCACGCGAATTGGCAGAGCTGACCATCAATTTTTATCGGCGCAATTACATAGAGGGACTTTTCTTGAGCTCTGGTGTACTGAAAAATCCTGACTATACCTCAGAGCAAATGATTGAGGCGCTGCGCATCCTGCGGCAGGAATACCGGTTTTCCGGATACATCCACGCAAAAGCCATTCCCGGGACAGACAGCGCGCTAATCGCCCAGCTTGGCATGTTGGCAGACCGCATGAGCGTAAATATCGAGCTGCCTTCCCAACGCAGTTTGCAACTGCTTGCACCCGACAAGTCAAAGCATTCCATTTTGGCGCCGATGGGATATATCAAAAATCGGATACAAGAGAGTTCCACAGATATCATCAAGTATCGGCATGCGCCAAAGTTTGTTCCTGCCGGTCAGAGTACCCAGATGATTGTCGGCGCTACGCCAGACACCGATTGGCAAATTTTAAATTTAACTGAAGGTCTTTATAAGAAATATAAGCTTAAGCGCGTCTTTTTCTCTGCCTATATGCCTGTGACCGAAAATGCTCTGCTACCGACCCTAGATACCAAACCGCCACTTTTGCGAGAACACAGGCTTTATCAGGCTGACTGGTTGCTGCGATTTTATGGCTTCGCGGCAAACGAGCTCTTAGACAAGAATAACCAAACTTTTAATCCCTATATCGACCCTAAATGCAACTGGGCGCTCAATCATCGGGAATTCTTTCCGGTGAACATAAATCGAGCCCCCTATGGTGACTTACTGCGGGTGCCGGGCATCGGTGTAAATAGCGCAATGCGAATTGTTACAGCCCGCCGCACAGCTACCCTCAGTCTCAATGATTTGAAAAAGCTGGGGGTTGTCCTTAAGCGAGCGCAGTATTTTATCACCTGCGGCGGCAAAGCCGCGGCCGACTTGAAAATCTCGCAGGATGCGGTGCTGCGGTCGTTACTATCTGAAAAGACGTTGGCTATGGTTCACCAAAGCTTCCCCCTACAGTCAACGTCAGAACAGCTCTCTCTATTCGAGCAACCATTGATGATCCAGTCGTCTATATCATCACAGGAGGACACACGAAAATGCTTAGCAATTCCAATCTGA
- a CDS encoding PAS domain S-box protein, with translation MQQLLDIKCLAVILTSLVDDRVIEVNEKYLTTFGYTRKEVIGKTTTELNIWACPQDRETLVNMLSKDGKVENFASKLCAKTGQIITYRLFVEYGAFDGQKCIVGLVYDATEALCESEKKYRDIIGDAQIIIMNVDETGRILFINKFGSNFLGYQSSDLIGYTLKDTLLPEFESTGRNLWKYYKDLFDNSANYKKIVCEVTKKDGRRVWIEWMNCFQKDAVTGQASVVTVGIDITARRRAEALARTMYERRQRDKMLDDVIENRITEEEFFSMAEENGLQIAPPLVCCMVVLDCSDDRLKFLKKDLEEWQAWVDTAVDLIYARLGGLAWHTEHGIVILHHSSKKSRARSIHDDATWVEKISNVIKDVFRGIHYMIGVSTTHTEIKTVYTQAYEAVRVGPVFHPEKYIHHWRDLGVNRLLIEQAKSTAGIAFIQDYLGPLLERPSSRNEEWFMTLQEIISGDSMNAMAARLHIHPKTLAFRKIRIKRLLQLEIDDPEERLNIAVALKLKKLREKL, from the coding sequence GTGCAGCAGCTTTTAGATATCAAATGCCTCGCTGTCATCCTGACTTCCTTGGTGGATGATCGAGTCATAGAGGTTAATGAAAAATATTTAACCACCTTCGGATACACACGAAAAGAGGTCATCGGTAAAACAACTACCGAACTGAACATTTGGGCTTGCCCACAAGACCGCGAAACACTTGTGAATATGTTATCTAAAGACGGAAAAGTAGAGAATTTCGCGTCAAAATTATGTGCAAAAACCGGTCAAATCATTACGTATCGATTGTTTGTGGAATATGGGGCTTTTGATGGCCAAAAGTGCATCGTCGGGCTTGTCTATGACGCTACTGAAGCTCTCTGTGAAAGCGAAAAGAAATATCGGGACATTATTGGAGATGCACAGATCATCATTATGAACGTCGATGAAACAGGGCGGATATTGTTTATTAATAAGTTTGGTTCCAATTTTTTGGGTTATCAGTCATCGGATTTGATAGGCTATACTCTTAAAGACACTCTGCTGCCAGAATTCGAAAGCACAGGGCGTAACTTGTGGAAATATTATAAAGACCTATTTGACAACTCGGCAAACTATAAAAAGATTGTATGTGAAGTTACGAAAAAAGATGGACGAAGAGTTTGGATTGAGTGGATGAACTGCTTCCAGAAAGATGCTGTGACCGGGCAAGCAAGTGTTGTAACCGTTGGCATCGACATCACTGCGCGTCGGCGTGCAGAAGCATTAGCAAGAACAATGTATGAGCGGCGCCAACGTGACAAAATGTTAGATGATGTGATAGAAAACCGTATTACAGAGGAAGAGTTTTTTAGTATGGCTGAAGAAAACGGCCTGCAGATAGCGCCACCTTTGGTTTGTTGTATGGTCGTACTTGACTGCTCGGATGACCGGCTAAAGTTTTTAAAGAAGGATTTGGAAGAGTGGCAGGCTTGGGTTGACACAGCAGTAGACCTGATCTATGCTCGTCTGGGAGGATTAGCCTGGCATACGGAACATGGCATTGTCATCTTGCACCATAGTTCAAAAAAATCACGTGCTAGATCAATTCACGACGATGCAACATGGGTGGAGAAAATTTCGAATGTCATCAAGGATGTTTTTCGCGGCATTCATTATATGATTGGAGTTTCAACAACACATACGGAAATAAAAACTGTATATACACAAGCATACGAGGCGGTTAGGGTTGGACCAGTTTTTCATCCTGAAAAATACATACACCATTGGCGAGATTTAGGAGTTAATCGACTTCTTATCGAGCAAGCAAAGTCCACTGCGGGAATAGCGTTTATCCAAGATTATTTAGGCCCTCTATTAGAAAGACCTTCGTCAAGAAACGAAGAATGGTTTATGACCTTGCAGGAAATTATATCTGGAGATTCTATGAACGCAATGGCAGCACGTTTGCATATCCATCCTAAAACGTTAGCCTTTCGGAAAATTAGAATTAAACGATTACTGCAATTAGAAATAGATGACCCCGAGGAACGGCTGAATATTGCCGTGGCATTAAAATTGAAAAAATTGCGAGAAAAATTGTAA
- a CDS encoding chemotaxis protein CheW, whose translation MASEQLVVFQLTTEEYAIPISQVKEIIRYNGATKLPNTPGYVDGIINLRGKVIPIIDLAGKFALLTAKNSDKQALIVEAAGQDMGLVVDAVTEVIRLEETLIEAANGIAQSNEFIRSIGKVDKRLLIILDLDKLFSQEEMIVMREAGCQKWGD comes from the coding sequence GTGGCATCTGAACAATTAGTTGTTTTTCAGTTAACAACCGAAGAATATGCCATTCCTATATCGCAGGTCAAAGAAATTATTCGCTATAACGGCGCTACTAAACTGCCTAATACGCCCGGATATGTGGACGGAATTATAAATCTTCGGGGCAAAGTAATTCCTATTATTGATTTGGCAGGAAAGTTTGCATTACTGACTGCAAAAAACTCTGATAAACAAGCGCTTATCGTGGAAGCGGCAGGGCAGGACATGGGGCTTGTGGTTGATGCGGTTACAGAAGTAATACGACTGGAAGAGACTTTAATAGAAGCAGCCAACGGAATTGCGCAGTCCAATGAGTTTATCAGATCCATCGGCAAAGTGGATAAGCGGTTGTTGATCATTTTGGATTTGGACAAACTTTTCAGTCAAGAAGAAATGATAGTGATGAGAGAAGCAGGATGTCAGAAGTGGGGGGATTGA
- a CDS encoding methyl-accepting chemotaxis protein — MNFFNNMKVSLKLGVLILVAFISLGAVGGIGYYYLQQASKDMNTMYAERLLPVKLLNENRAIVNRLNAAVLELMLTTDAKKNQTLKKTIDDGAKRFNDNLVEIEKSHLDSKAKELLAKTKSSLQKYREVRAQVINLALENKNAEAYAIYVTSVDALATETTDNLNNLSDYYAQLSTQMDADTQAAAAKATQITIGLLVAAFLILGLSGFFIARMITKPLNFMVSACEEFAAGDFRDKPRQMLRQDEVGQLADALVTMRGSIRTILKQVHESAEHVAASSEELTASAEQSAQAVTQVAGSISDIAQGAEKSLVAVDETSAVVEQMSAGIQQVAASANQVAGNSFQAAERAREGDKSVEKAVSQMAHIEQTVNNSAQVVAKLGERSKEIGQIVDTISGIAGQTNLLALNAAIEAARAGEQGRGFAVVAEEVRKLAEQSQDAAKQIATLIGEIQGDTDKAVVAMSEGTREVKVGTEVVTTAGQAFKEIATLVTQVSEQMKETSAATQQMAGASQHIVTSVKQIDEHTKAAVGKSQTVSAATEEQSASMEEIAASSQSLAKLAQDLQTAVRQFQV; from the coding sequence TTGAACTTCTTTAATAACATGAAAGTAAGCCTGAAATTAGGTGTCTTAATTCTTGTCGCATTCATATCATTAGGTGCTGTGGGAGGTATTGGGTATTATTATCTCCAACAGGCAAGCAAGGATATGAACACTATGTATGCGGAGCGATTGCTGCCCGTTAAGCTTTTAAATGAAAACCGTGCAATTGTTAATAGACTGAATGCAGCAGTACTGGAATTGATGCTCACTACGGATGCGAAAAAAAATCAAACGTTAAAAAAGACAATTGATGATGGAGCAAAAAGATTTAATGATAATCTCGTAGAAATTGAAAAGTCTCATTTGGATTCCAAAGCCAAGGAATTATTGGCTAAAACGAAATCGTCTTTACAGAAGTATCGCGAGGTCAGGGCTCAAGTTATAAATTTAGCACTAGAAAATAAAAATGCGGAGGCTTATGCAATATATGTTACGAGTGTAGATGCGCTAGCCACTGAAACTACTGACAATTTAAATAATCTTTCCGATTATTATGCGCAACTATCAACACAAATGGACGCTGACACCCAAGCAGCAGCCGCAAAGGCTACGCAGATTACGATTGGACTCCTTGTGGCAGCATTCTTAATATTAGGTCTAAGTGGGTTTTTCATTGCCAGGATGATCACAAAACCCTTAAATTTTATGGTATCAGCTTGTGAAGAATTCGCAGCCGGAGATTTTCGTGATAAACCGCGCCAGATGCTTAGACAAGATGAAGTTGGCCAATTAGCCGATGCGCTGGTAACCATGCGGGGTAGTATCCGTACAATCCTTAAACAGGTCCATGAGTCGGCTGAACATGTGGCCGCCTCTTCAGAGGAATTGACCGCCAGCGCTGAACAGTCAGCTCAGGCTGTAACTCAAGTCGCCGGATCAATTAGCGATATTGCACAGGGCGCAGAAAAGAGCTTGGTTGCAGTAGATGAAACATCCGCCGTGGTAGAGCAGATGTCAGCTGGCATCCAACAAGTGGCCGCTAGTGCCAATCAGGTAGCCGGCAATTCGTTTCAAGCGGCCGAAAGGGCAAGGGAAGGCGATAAGTCTGTGGAGAAGGCGGTCAGTCAAATGGCGCACATTGAACAGACTGTCAACAATTCCGCACAAGTTGTTGCTAAGCTGGGCGAGAGATCGAAAGAAATCGGGCAGATTGTCGATACGATATCCGGGATCGCCGGGCAGACAAACTTACTGGCGCTTAACGCCGCTATTGAGGCCGCCAGAGCGGGCGAACAAGGCAGAGGGTTCGCTGTTGTAGCGGAAGAAGTTCGTAAGTTGGCAGAGCAATCACAAGATGCGGCAAAACAAATCGCCACCCTGATTGGCGAAATTCAAGGGGACACAGATAAAGCCGTTGTCGCTATGAGTGAAGGTACTCGCGAGGTTAAGGTTGGGACAGAAGTTGTAACAACGGCAGGCCAAGCATTTAAGGAAATTGCGACGTTGGTAACGCAAGTATCTGAACAGATGAAGGAGACCTCTGCAGCCACGCAGCAGATGGCCGGTGCCAGTCAGCACATTGTGACGTCTGTGAAACAGATTGACGAACATACTAAAGCAGCCGTCGGGAAATCACAAACGGTATCGGCGGCCACAGAAGAACAATCAGCCTCCATGGAGGAAATCGCAGCCTCGAGCCAAAGCCTTGCCAAGCTGGCCCAGGATCTCCAGACAGCCGTCAGGCAGTTCCAGGTTTAG